A DNA window from Christiangramia salexigens contains the following coding sequences:
- the dnaG gene encoding DNA primase, with amino-acid sequence MITKNTIDKVFETARVEEVIGDFVQLKKSGSNLKGLSPFTEERTPSFMVSPVKQIWKDFSSGKGGNVIAFLMEHEHFTYPEAIKYLAKRYGIEIEETEQSDEQKEQANERESMYLVSEYANKFFQRTMHESNEGKAIGLSYFKERGFTQETIKKFDLGYSPDEWEAFTKQALADGYKLDYLEKTGLSIVKDQKKFDRFKGRVMFPIHSMSGRVLGFGGRILSNTKKAAKYLNSPESDIYHKSKVLYGIYYAKQAIAKEDNCYLVEGYTDVIQFHQSGIENTVSSSGTALTPDQIRLINRLTKNITVLFDGDAAGTRASMRGIDLILEQGMNVKVCPFPEGEDPDSFARSNSEDELREYLQENSYDFINYKASLLMEESKNDPVKKATLIRDMVNSISKIPDNIQREVYLQECSRIMDISEEVLYASLAQIQNKSQKTSPEPRKKNMEVVKENNSPKTKVDQLYELERKIISLLVLYGREEGEFHDVLLKQDEHGEMVYESEVQHSKVFEKIFLDLQEDEIEFTNDDFQKLFLLLIEKLNSEDDFGVDKIINELEKSQAVKLTDILMEEEQYELHDWDRHDIPVKSKEQGITQYVSQTILSLRRFLVGQKINDLLEELKEIEDETDRTEKIQEIMSYTSLSTILSDRLGRVM; translated from the coding sequence TTGATCACAAAAAATACTATAGATAAAGTTTTCGAAACGGCCCGTGTAGAGGAGGTTATTGGCGACTTTGTTCAGTTAAAAAAATCAGGTAGTAACCTTAAGGGTTTAAGTCCATTTACCGAAGAACGAACGCCTAGTTTTATGGTGTCACCTGTGAAGCAGATCTGGAAGGATTTTAGTAGTGGCAAAGGTGGGAATGTTATTGCCTTTTTAATGGAGCATGAACATTTCACCTATCCCGAGGCCATCAAATACCTTGCGAAGCGATACGGTATTGAAATAGAGGAAACCGAGCAGAGTGACGAGCAAAAGGAACAGGCAAATGAGCGGGAGAGCATGTATCTGGTCTCAGAATATGCTAATAAATTCTTTCAGCGCACAATGCATGAAAGTAATGAAGGCAAAGCAATAGGTCTTAGTTATTTTAAGGAGAGAGGTTTTACTCAAGAAACTATTAAAAAGTTCGATCTTGGTTATTCTCCAGATGAGTGGGAGGCTTTTACAAAACAGGCTCTCGCAGATGGTTACAAATTAGACTATCTCGAAAAGACCGGTCTTAGCATAGTTAAAGATCAAAAGAAATTCGACAGGTTTAAGGGTAGGGTAATGTTTCCTATTCATTCCATGTCTGGACGGGTTTTGGGTTTTGGCGGAAGGATTCTATCCAATACTAAAAAAGCGGCCAAATACCTTAATTCACCCGAGAGTGATATTTACCATAAAAGTAAGGTGTTGTATGGTATCTATTATGCCAAGCAAGCTATAGCAAAAGAAGATAATTGCTACTTGGTAGAGGGTTATACTGATGTGATCCAGTTTCATCAAAGCGGTATTGAAAATACAGTTTCTTCATCTGGAACAGCGCTAACACCAGATCAGATTCGACTTATTAACAGGCTTACTAAAAATATCACGGTGCTTTTTGACGGTGATGCTGCCGGTACCAGAGCATCTATGAGAGGGATAGATCTTATTCTGGAGCAGGGCATGAACGTAAAGGTGTGTCCGTTCCCTGAAGGAGAGGATCCCGATAGTTTTGCCAGGTCAAATTCTGAAGATGAATTACGGGAATATCTCCAGGAGAATTCCTATGACTTTATAAATTATAAGGCTTCTTTATTGATGGAGGAGTCTAAGAACGATCCTGTTAAGAAGGCAACTCTTATCCGGGATATGGTAAATAGTATTTCTAAGATCCCCGATAATATTCAGAGGGAGGTGTATTTGCAGGAATGCTCCAGGATCATGGATATTTCTGAAGAAGTGTTATATGCCAGCCTTGCTCAGATCCAGAATAAAAGTCAAAAAACTTCGCCGGAACCCAGGAAGAAGAATATGGAGGTGGTCAAGGAGAACAATTCTCCAAAAACCAAGGTAGACCAGTTATATGAATTGGAGCGGAAGATCATTAGTTTGCTTGTGCTTTATGGGCGAGAAGAGGGAGAATTTCATGATGTTCTTCTTAAGCAAGATGAGCATGGAGAAATGGTTTACGAATCTGAGGTGCAGCATTCAAAGGTTTTTGAAAAGATATTTTTGGATCTGCAGGAGGATGAAATTGAGTTCACCAATGATGATTTTCAGAAATTGTTTTTGCTGCTTATAGAAAAGCTAAATAGCGAAGATGATTTTGGTGTGGACAAGATCATTAACGAACTGGAAAAATCTCAGGCTGTAAAACTCACCGACATTCTTATGGAGGAGGAGCAATATGAACTGCACGACTGGGATCGTCATGATATTCCTGTAAAATCCAAAGAACAGGGGATTACACAATATGTCTCTCAAACAATTTTATCGTTGAGAAGATTTCTTGTTGGACAAAAGATTAATGACCTTCTTGAAGAACTGAAGGAAATTGAAGATGAAACTGATAGAACTGAGAAAATCCAGGAGATCATGAGTTATACCAGTTTAAGTACTATTTTATCTGACCGCTTGGGTAGGGTTATGTAG